A portion of the Cryptomeria japonica chromosome 5, Sugi_1.0, whole genome shotgun sequence genome contains these proteins:
- the LOC131875829 gene encoding receptor-like protein 34, which translates to MGVTPLELVLHAMKIKVVSCLESSYNIPLHFFLHVFGFGLGLFLVLDRNENGFGHLAGVAAVAYYQLLCMFGGRENVSLGFQESSFNLLSIPPQVGELRRLKNLRLSDCGFIGQIPREIGNMSTLKFLDLSYNEGLQSSNLGDWITNLRGLEYLDLSYNNLTMAGDTLLGSIASLTNLTTIRMYGCGLSGEIPPSFANLSRLQWLGLSGNSLRGKIPAFGAPLPLSYLALSANNLEGSLPSSLGGLSKLQSLYLYSNKLNGSIPSILGNLSALRILYLQNNSLSGPIPTSFAKLSKLEVTGPAGDVAGRSADIAGDWTY; encoded by the exons ATGGGTGTAACTCCTCTTGAGCTTGTTCTTCATGCCATGAAAATCAAAGTTGTTTCGTGCCTTGAATCTTCTTATaatattccattgcatttcttcctccatgtttttggctTTGGG CTCGGCCTTTTTCTGGTCTTGGACCGCAATGAAAATGGGTTTGGGCATTTGGCTGGTGTTGCTGCTGTTGCCTATTATCAGCTGCTCTGCATGTTCGGAGGACGAGAGAATGTCTCTCTTGGATTTCAAGAAAG TTCCTTTAACCTTCTATCCATCCCTCCACAAGTTGGAGAGCTGAGGAGACTCAAGAATCTGCGCTTGTCTGATTGTGGATTTATTGGCCAAATTCCAAGAGAGATTGGTAACATGTCCACCTTGAAATTCCTTGACCTCTCCTACAATGAAGGTTTGCAGAGCAGCAACTTGGGTGACTGGataacaaatttgagagggttggagtACTTGGACCTCTCTTACAATAATCTCACTATGGCAGGAGACACTCTGCTGGGGAGCATCGCCTCTCTCACCAATCTCACCACAATTCGCATGTACGGTTGTGGACTATCAGGGGAAATTCCTCCCTCCTTTGCGAATCTCTCACGGCTTCAATGGTTGGGCCTTTCAGGAAACTCATTAAGAGGTAAGATCCCTGCCTTTGGTGCACCTCTTCCTTTGTCATATCTTGCTCTTTCTGCCAACAATTTGGAAGGTTCTCTTCCCTCCTCTTTAGGTGGCCTCTCAAAATTGCAGTCTCTCTATCTTTATTCAAACAAATTGAATGGCAGCATTCCGTCTATTCTAGGTAATCTCTCAGCCCTGAGAATTCTTTATCTACAGAATAACTCTTTGAGTGGTCCGATCCCAACTTCCTTTGCCAAGTTGTCCAAACTAGAG